One window of the Podospora pseudopauciseta strain CBS 411.78 chromosome 4, whole genome shotgun sequence genome contains the following:
- a CDS encoding hypothetical protein (COG:S; EggNog:ENOG503PAVR) produces MTKSFARPPWGVLAVGAMIMVPSALAAIRLDIGPRNVQVAEITPGADIRRDKQEVLFNEPDSDFDLPLRCKPAQGKLLTLTDDEKWAACCPPGSRLLGTINTAFDCCGEGHDLAGSKDTGWTCCPSGYEYDGTKCKDPKPLCPNGMELVDGKCVCPPGTTQAADGTCEPNTANGGDGNGGNQAGKHPSGPCSSEISSDGQRRVSRFQQEVINPGDPIRILDLHGEPNSGKDPNQWLNNAQNGGHIARTPKFEDAGVFTISKWTEGKYCISGLETGVGPTCPSDSPALTFNTLDTESCLPLELVTVPCNIRDPTNNCLWSGSQQKPCPTGFSCLHNGQSPGQFPSGQSPGGQNPGSQFPGGQNPGDRFPGGQNPGGQFPGGQNPSGQNPGGQNPGGQFPGGQFPGGQFPGGQFPDGQNPGDQFPGGQFPDGQNPGGQNPGCRPPPTGTLTPGVGATPTCPPGQPWKNGTCVITITDCADRAHPEFGDTSYNPANFPCSIGRERPCRGEQVQDWKPANLPWTGTYRQPGPPQPYETTINFDFDVVMSIVDVETQSEHFLVNLDGTFWGETGGERGYKNQYIGNYNDPEWCLLNGYTRGYFLIPKGQHTLTIEWPQGTGKYQNDGGGNWWYGIARYRFDKLCDPSRCLPDCAVEKEKEAQQLRLQLQREGKWPSVASSQGKQWGYYDQKVVA; encoded by the exons ATGACCAAGTCCTTCGCCCGCCCCCCATGGGGCGTTCTGGCAGTTGGGGCCATGATCATGGTCCCGTCTGCTCTTGCTGCTATTCGCCTCGATATAGGCCCTCGAAACGTCCAGGTTGCCGAGATCACACCTGGTGCCGACATCAGACGCGACAAGCAAGAAGTTCTGTTCAACGAACCAGACTCAGACTTTGATCTCCCGCTTCGCTGCAAGCCGGCTCAGGGCAAGCTTCTCACACTCACCGATGACGAAAAGTGGGCTGCCTGCTGCCCGCCCGGTTCTCGACTGCTCGGCACGATTAACACGGCGTTTGACTGCTGTGGCGAGGGTCATGACTTGGCAGGAAGCAAAGATACGGGATGGACATGTTGTCCTTCGGGCTACGAGTATGATGGCACCAAGTGCAAAGACCCAAAACCTCTCTGTCCCAACGGAATGGAGCTCGTGGACGGGAAGTGTGTATGTCCACCCGGGACTACCCAGGCTGCGGATGGAACCTGTGAGCCAAACACGGCCAATGGAGGTGATGGCAATGGGGGAAACCAGGCCGGAAAGCATCCTTCAGGTCCTTGTTCATCAGAAATCTCCTCCG ATGGACAACGGCGAGTATCTCGGTTTCAACAAGAAGTG ATCAACCCCGGTGATCCCATTCGCATTCTAGACCTTCACGGTGAACCGAATAGCGGCAAGGACCCCAACCAGTGGCTCAATAACGCACAAAACGGAGGCCACATTGCCCGTACACCCAAGTTTGAGGATGCCGGCGTGTTCACAATCAGCAAATGGACGGAGGGCAAATACTGCATCTCAGGCCTGGAGACCGGCGTCGGTCCTACTTGTCCCAGTGATAGCCCTGCCCTGACGTTCAACACCCTCGATACTGAGAGCTGCTTACCTCTTGAGCTGGTGACGGTGCCTTGCAACATCCGCGACCCCACCAACAACTGTTTATGGTCGGGAAGCCAGCAAAAGCCATGTCCCACGGGGTTTTCGTGCCTACATAACGGACAATCCCCCGGACAGTTTCCAAGTGGTCAAAGTCCTGGTGGCCAAAATCCTGGTAGTCAGTTCCCAGGTGGACAG AACCCAGGTGATCGGTTTCCTGGTGGCCAGAACCCAGGTGGTCAGTTTCCCGGCGGTCAGAACCCAAGTGGTCAAAACCCAGGGGGACAGAATCCCGGTGGTCAGTTTCCTGGTGGCCAGTTTCCTGGTGGCCAGTTTCCTGGTGGCCAGTTTCCCGACGGACAGAACCCTGGTGACCAGTTTCCTGGTGGCCAGTTTCCCGACGGACAGAACCCTGGTGGACAAAATCCTGGATGCCGCCCTCCTCCGACTGGGACACTTACGCCGGGAGTTGGCGCAACTCCGACCTGCCCGCCTGGACAGCCATGGAAGAATGGAACCTGTGttatcaccatcaccgatTGTGCTGACCGGGCTCATCCCGAGTTTGGCGATACGTCGTATAATCCGGCGAACTTCCCCTGTTCCATTGGTCGGGAGCGTCCGTGCCGTGGTGAGCAAGTTCAAGACTGGAAGCCAGCCAACCTTCCTTGGACTGGCACTTACCGCCAGCCTGGACCCCCTCAGCCTTATGAAACGACGATCAACTTTGACTTTGATGTCGTAATGAGTATTGTCGATGTCGAAACCCAGAGCGAGCACTTTTTGGTTAACCTTGACGGCACGTTTTGGGGCGAGACAGGGGGTGAGCGAGGGTACAAGAATCAGTATATCGGCAACTATAATGACCCAGAGTGGTGTCTTTTGAATGGATATACAAGAGGATATTTCTTGATTCCGAAGG GGCAACACACTTTGACCATTGAATGGCCTCAGGGAACGGGCAAGTACCAAAATGATGGGGGCGGTAACTGGTGGTACGGCATTGCACGCTACCGGTTCGACAAGCTGTGCGATCCCAGCAGGTGTCTACCTGATTGCGCtgttgagaaggagaaggaggctcAACAGTTGAGATTGCAGCTGCAGAGAGAAGGGAAGTGGCCATCTGTTGCAAGCTCGCAGGGAAAGCAGTGGGGTTACTACGATCAGAAGGTCGTGGCCTGA